A region from the Rosa rugosa chromosome 6, drRosRugo1.1, whole genome shotgun sequence genome encodes:
- the LOC133713404 gene encoding putative germin-like protein 9-2 encodes MATMRLVRLMMMMIILVLSLATSKRVLASDPDILSDYILPQNSTTVNATYFTYTGFRDIFDQTPETFKATKASIVEFPALNGQSVSYAVLQFPPSTLFPPHTRPDATGLLFLLAGSLEVGLIDTKNVLYNQKLQAGDIFIFPKGLIHYQYNSDPQLPATAIAAFRSASARAVTVPPSVFTSGIDDVILAKSFKTDVDTIKKIKAGLTS; translated from the coding sequence ATGGCTACTATGAGGTTGGTTCGattaatgatgatgatgatcatatTAGTACTTTCTTTGGCCACCTCCAAAAGGGTCTTAGCAAGTGATCCTGACATTCTCTCTGACTACATACTGCCTCAAAACAGCACAACTGTTAATGCTACCTACTTTACATACACTGGATTCCGAGACATATTTGATCAAACACCCGAAACCTTCAAGGCAACAAAAGCCAGCATAGTGGAGTTCCCTGCTCTCAATGGCCAGAGTGTGTCATATGCCGTGCTTCAATTCCCTCCGAGCACACTGTTCCCACCTCACACCCGCCCTGATGCCACTGGACTTTTGTTCCTTCTTGCCGGTTCCTTGGAAGTTGGGTTAATTGACACAAAAAATGTCCTATACAATCAAAAGCTTCAGGCTGGAGATATCTTTATATTTCCTAAGGGCTTAATCCATTATCAGTATAACTCTGATCCTCAGTTGCCAGCTACCGCCATTGCAGCATTCAGAAGTGCAAGTGCTAGAGCAGTTACAGTTCCACCTTCTGTTTTTACCTCGGGTATTGACGATGTCATCCTTGCCAAATCTTTCAAGACTGACGTTGATACCATTAAGAAGATTAAGGCTGGCCTCACTAGCTAG